One window of Quercus robur chromosome 12, dhQueRobu3.1, whole genome shotgun sequence genomic DNA carries:
- the LOC126707972 gene encoding 14 kDa proline-rich protein DC2.15-like, protein MASKSLASTALLLSLNLLFFTMVSSTYVPCPPPPSKGHKHPAPPKNPPSTKPTPPKNPPSTTPPKNPPSTKPTCPKDALKLGVCAGLLNDLIHLVVGTPPNTPCCSLIGGLVDLEAAVCLCTAIKANVLGINLNVPLSLSLLLNFCGKKVPSGFQCA, encoded by the coding sequence ATGGCTTCTAAGTCTCTAGCTTCCACTGCCCTCCTCCTCTCCCTCAACCTCCTTTTCTTCACCATGGTCAGCTCTACTTATGTCCCTTGCCCACCACCCCCATCAAAGGGTCATAAACACCCAGCTCCCCCCAAGAACCCACCATCAACTAAGCCCACTCCCCCCAAGAACCCACCATCAACTACTCCGCCCAAGAATCCACCATCAACTAAGCCCACTTGTCCCAAGGACGCCCTTAAGTTGGGTGTGTGTGCTGGCTTGTTGAATGACTTGATACACCTTGTTGTCGGTACTCCTCCTAACACCCCTTGCTGCAGCCTCATTGGGGGTCTTGTTGATCTTGAAGCCGCTGTTTGCCTTTGCACTGCCATCAAAGCTAATGTCCTGGGGATCAACCTAAACGTTCCTTTGTCATTGAGCTTGCTGCTAAACTTCTGTGGAAAGAAGGTCCCCTCTGGCTTCCAGTGCGCATAA